From the Lampris incognitus isolate fLamInc1 chromosome 10, fLamInc1.hap2, whole genome shotgun sequence genome, one window contains:
- the trap1 gene encoding heat shock protein 75 kDa, mitochondrial, translating to MSRCLSVFIKFALGRPQRANPRFFSPGRGLSSRVVVSSLTGDAQARQHQRWCSRPGVWRSRHGGLALNQYMYYSSQEAEKASEEEPLHTIISDTENVEGSFFKHEFQAETKKLLDIVARSLYSEKEVFIRELISNCSDALEKLRHKLITGGGDTAPMEIHLQTDSAKGTFTIQDTGVGMNKEELVANLGTIARSGSKAFLDALQDQAEANSSIIGQFGVGFYSAFMVANQVDVYSRSAEPDAPGYKWSSDGSGVFEIAEASGVRQGTKIVLHFKDDCKEFSSEDRVKEVVTKYSNFVSFPIFLNGRRLNTLQALWMMEPKEISEWQHEEFYRYVAQAYDKPRYTLHYRADAPLNIRSIFYVPDMKPTMFDVSREMGSSVALYSRKVLIQTKATDILPKWLRFLRGVVDSEDIPLNLSRELLQESALIRKLRDVLQQRVIRFLLDQSKKEPEKYSKFFEDYGLFMREGIVTTQEQDVKEDIAKLLRFESSALPAGQQTSVMEYASRMKAGTRNIYYLCAPNRHLAEHSPYYEAMKQKDMEVLFCYEQFDELTLLHLREFDKKKLISAETDIVVDHYKEEKFQDSKPASERLTEEQAEDLVAWMRNALGPVITNVKVTPRLDTHPAMITVLEMGAARHFLRTQQLARSTEERAQILQPTLEINTGHDLIKKLHALKDSNSELARLLLEQIYDNAMITAGLNDDPRPMISRLNDLLTMALDKH from the exons ATGTCCCGCTGTCTCAGCGTGTTTATTAAGTTTGCCCTGGGTCGCCCCCAGAGGGCAAATCCAAGGTTTTTCTCCCCCGGGCGCGGGCTGAGCAGCAGAGTTGTCGTGAGCTCGTTAACCGGAG ATGCCCAGGCCAGACAACATCAGAGATGGTGCAGCAGACCCGGAGTGTGGCGCTCCCGGCACGGTGGCTTGGCCCTGAACCAGTACATGTACTACAGCTCCCAGGAGGCTGAGAAAGCCTCTGAAGAGGAGCCTCTGCATACCATCATCAGTGATACAGAGAATGTGGAAG GTAGCTTCTTCAAACATGAGTTTCAAGCTGAGACTAAAAAGCTGCTGGACATTGTAGCAAGGTCCCTGTACTCTGAGAAGGAG GTGTTTATCAGGGAACTGATCTCCAATTGTAGTGATGCCCTGGAGAAGCTACGTCACAAGCTGATCACAGGAGGAGGAGACACCGCTCCTATGGAAATCCACCTGCAGACTGATTCTGCCAAGGGCACCTTCACCATCCAG GACACAGGAGTTGGAATGAATAAAGAAGAGCTTGTGGCCAACCTGGGGACTATCGCCCGCTCCGGTTCCAAG GCATTCTTAGATGCCCTGCAGGACCAAGCCGAAGCCAACAGCTCCATCATCGGTCAGTTTGGAGTGGGCTTCTATTCTGCCTTCATGGTGGCCAACCAGGTGGATGTCTACTCTAGGTCTGCTGAACCTGATGCACCCGGATACAAGTGGTCGTCCGATGG CTCTGGGGTGTTTGAAATTGCTGAAGCTAGCGGCGTCAGACAAGGAACGAAGATTGTGCTGCATTTCAAGGATGACTGCAAAGAGTTCTCTTCTGAGGACCGAGTTAAAG AGGTTGTAACAAAGTACAGCAACTTTGTTAGCTTCCCCATCTTCCTGAATGGACGTAGACTCAATACGTTGCAG GCACTTTGGATGATGGAGCCAAAGGAAATCAGCGAATGGCAACATGAGGAGTTCTACCGTTATGTGGCCCAGGCCTACGACAAGCCCCGCTACACCCTGCACTACCGCGCAGATGCCCCACTCAACATCCGAAGCATTTTCTACGTCCCAGACATG AAGCCGACTATGTTTGACGTGAGCAGAGAGATGGGCTCCAGCGTGGCTCTGTACAGCAGGAAAGTGCTGATTCAGACCAAGGCGACCGACATCCTGCCCAAGTGGCTGCGTTTCCTCAGAG GTGTAGTGGACAGCGAGGACATCCCCTTGAATTTGAGCAGAGAGCTGCTGCAAGAGAGCGCCCTCATCAG GAAGCTCCGCGATGTGCTGCAGCAGAGGGTGATCCGGTTCCTGCTGGACCAGAGCAAGAAAGAGCCAGAGAAATACAGCAAGTTCTTTGAGGATTACGGCCTCTTCATGAGGGAGGGTATCGTCACCACCCAGGAGCAGGATGTCAAG GAGGACATTGCAAAGCTGCTGAGGTTCGAGTCCTCTGCGCTGCCGGCAGGCCAGCAGACCAGTGTCATGGAGTACGCCTCCCGCATGAAGGCTGGCACACGCAACATCTACTACCTTTGTGCCCCCAACCGCCATCTGGCAGAGCACTCCCCCTACTATGAGGCCATGAAGCAGAAAGATATGGAG GTGCTGTTCTGCTACGAGCAGTTTGACGAGCTGACCCTGCTCCACCTCAGGGAGTTTGACAAGAAGAAGCTGATTTCTGCGGAGACAGACATCGTGGTCGACCACTACAAGGAGGAAAAATTCCAGGACAGCAAGCCGG CCTCTGAGCGTCTGACAGAAGAGCAGGCTGAGGACCTGGTAGCCTGGATGAGGAACGCTCTGGGTCCCGTCATCACCAACGTGAAG gtGACCCCTCGTCTGGATACCCACCCAGCTATGATCACAGTGCTGGAGATGGGTGCCGCACGACACTTCCTGCGCACCCAGCAGCTGGCCCGCAGCACCGAGGAGAGAGCTCAGATACTGCAGCCTACACTGGAGATCAACACCGG GCATGACCTGATCAAGAAGCTACATGCACTTAAGGACAGCAACTCTGAATTGGCAAGACTGCTGCTGGAACAG atCTACGACAACGCCATGATCACAGCAGGCCTTAATGATGATCCCAGGCCCATGATTTCCCGTCTCAACGACTTGCTGACCATGGCGCTGGATAAGCATTAA
- the LOC130119685 gene encoding MAPK regulated corepressor interacting protein 2-like — translation MYTITRGPSKLVTQRRTGPTQQIDNKISDFKHKQTSWCMPDLPAPKIVFNRANGKKYHHPAPTPPADSGLEETFTPAHEDNVKFIYEAWQEVEQQAEEGSGQGPEGAQRPVHYQEATPSPHMDNFVPIDLDEWWAQRFLANIDKLS, via the exons ATGTACACAATTACCCGAGGGCCCAGCAAACTCGTTACCCAGCGGCGGACAG GTCCCACGCAGCAGATCGACAACAAAATAAGCGACTTCAAGCACAAGCAGACGTCCTGGTGCATGCCCGA CCTTCCCGCACCAAAGATCGTTTTCAACCGTGCAAACGGCAAGAAGTACCACCACCCGGCGCCCACGCCGCCGGCGGACAGCGGCTTGGAGGAGACCTTCACTCCCGCACACGAGGACAACGTCAAGTTCATCTATGAGG CGTGGCAGGAGGTAGAACAGCAGGCGGAGGAGGGGTCAGGCCAGGGGCCAGAGGGGGCCCAGAGACCAGTGCACTACCAAGAGGCCACCCCCAGCCCACACATGGACA ACTTTGTGCCCATTGATTTGGACGAATGGTGGGCCCAGCGCTTCCTAGCCAACATAGACAAGCTATCCTGA